The window CCATCAAGCGCCACACCGTGGCCGTCGTCAGCGATGGCTCCGCGGTGCTTGGCCTCGGCAACATCGGCCCCTACGGCGCCATGCCGGTCATGGAAGGCAAGTGCATGCTCTTCAAAGAGTTCGGCGGGCTCGACGCCTTCCCCATCTGCCTCGACACCCAGGACCCCGAGGAGATCATCGAGACGGTCGCGCGCATCGCGCCGGCCTTCGGCGGCGTGAACCTCGAGGACATCGCCGCGCCCCGCTGTTTCGTCGTCGAGGACGCCCTCCGCGAGCGCGTGGACATCCCAGTCTTCCACGATGACCAGCATGGGACGGCCATCGTGGTCCTCGCCGCCCTCAAGAACGCGCTGAAGATCGTAGAGAAGCCAATTGAAGACATACGCATCATCATGCTGGGCGCGGGCGCGGCCGGCGTGGCGTGCACCCGCATCCTGCTGGCGTCCGGCGCGCGCGACATCATCCTCTGCGACCGCGAGGGAGCCATCTACCGGGGCCGCACGGCTGGCATGAACCCGTTCAAGGAGCAGATCGCGACGGAGACGAACCCGTCGCAGCTCCGGGGCGACGCGAACAGCCTCCTCGCGGGCGCCGACGTCTTGATCGGCCTCTCCGGTCCCGGCCTCATCAAACCGGAATCCGTAAAGGAGATGAACGCGGACGCCATCGTGTTCGCGATGGCCAATCCGACGCCGGAGGTCATGCCGGAAACCATTCAGGACTACGCCCGAATCATCGCCACGGGTCGATCCGATTACCCGAACCAGATCAACAACGTGCTGGCGTTTCCCGGGGTCATGCGCGGCGCCCTCGACTGCCAGGCGCGGACCGTCAACGAGGCGATGAAGCTCGCGGCGGCGGAGGCCATCGCGTCGGTCGTCACCGCCGAGGAGCTGAACGAGGACTACATCATCCCAAGCGTGTTCAATAAGCGCGTCGCAACCGACGTGGCGGAGGCCGTCCGGAACGCCGCGTACGCCTCCGGCGTCGCCCGCCGCGAGCGGCGCACCGTCGAGGAGGAGCTGAGCCTGGCCCTGGCCTCCCGATAGCGGGCGCGTTTGGCACGGCCATGGCCGAAGCTCGCGTCGCCGTCATCGACGACTTCCACCGCGCGTTCGCGCCCACGGACGCGATCCGCCGCCTGCGCCAACGGGCGGAGGTGGCGATCTTCGATGCGCCATTTCCATCGCACGCAGACATGGCCCGCGCGCTGCGCGGCTATCCCATCGTCATCGCCAACCGGGAGCGCACCCACTTCACGGAGGCGATCCTCGGCCAGCTCCCCGATCTGCGCCTCATTTC is drawn from Chloroflexota bacterium and contains these coding sequences:
- a CDS encoding malic enzyme-like NAD(P)-binding protein; translation: MSADVQTSPSYSITIRCALENRPGMLGRLTTAIGEEGGNIGAIDIAGSGPATLIRDITVNARDEAHADAIAARVNRIEGVKVVNVSDRTFLLHLGGKIEVTGKSPLKTRDDLSMAYTPGVARVSMAIARDPSKAWNLTIKRHTVAVVSDGSAVLGLGNIGPYGAMPVMEGKCMLFKEFGGLDAFPICLDTQDPEEIIETVARIAPAFGGVNLEDIAAPRCFVVEDALRERVDIPVFHDDQHGTAIVVLAALKNALKIVEKPIEDIRIIMLGAGAAGVACTRILLASGARDIILCDREGAIYRGRTAGMNPFKEQIATETNPSQLRGDANSLLAGADVLIGLSGPGLIKPESVKEMNADAIVFAMANPTPEVMPETIQDYARIIATGRSDYPNQINNVLAFPGVMRGALDCQARTVNEAMKLAAAEAIASVVTAEELNEDYIIPSVFNKRVATDVAEAVRNAAYASGVARRERRTVEEELSLALASR